A region from the Actinoplanes sp. OR16 genome encodes:
- a CDS encoding trypsin-like serine protease codes for MRRWRTLLATAAAAFTAATMGVLAAPSAAVADDVSPYVVGGTRAAQGEFPFMVRLSMGCGGALYSKNLVLTAAHCVSRTGTNTSITATLGTVDLQSSSRITVRSNYVYRAPGYNGNGDDWAFIRLATPVTTLATLPIATSTAYDSGTFTISGWGAASEGGSQQRYLLKATVPFVSDTTCNSSSMYGGEVIAAEEICAGYTSGGVDTCQGDSGGPMFRRDASNAWIQVGIVSWGDGCARPNKPGVYTQVSYFSSAIRSAAASLGG; via the coding sequence ATGCGCAGATGGCGAACCCTTCTGGCGACCGCGGCGGCGGCGTTCACCGCTGCCACCATGGGCGTGCTGGCCGCACCCTCGGCCGCGGTCGCTGACGACGTCAGCCCGTACGTCGTCGGCGGCACCCGCGCCGCCCAGGGCGAATTCCCGTTCATGGTGCGGCTGTCGATGGGCTGCGGCGGCGCCCTCTACAGCAAGAACCTGGTGCTGACCGCCGCGCATTGCGTGAGCCGGACCGGCACCAACACGTCGATCACCGCCACCCTCGGCACCGTTGACCTGCAGTCCAGCAGCCGGATCACGGTACGGTCGAACTACGTCTACCGGGCGCCCGGCTACAACGGCAACGGCGACGACTGGGCGTTCATCCGGCTCGCCACCCCGGTCACCACCCTCGCCACCCTGCCGATCGCGACGTCCACCGCCTACGACTCGGGCACCTTCACCATCTCCGGCTGGGGCGCCGCGAGTGAGGGCGGGTCGCAGCAGCGTTACCTGCTCAAGGCCACGGTTCCGTTCGTCAGTGACACGACGTGCAATTCCAGTTCCATGTACGGCGGGGAAGTGATCGCTGCCGAGGAGATCTGTGCCGGCTACACCTCCGGTGGTGTGGACACCTGTCAGGGTGACTCCGGCGGACCGATGTTCCGCCGCGACGCCTCCAACGCCTGGATCCAGGTGGGCATCGTCAGCTGGGGCGACGGGTGTGCCCGCCCGAACAAGCCCGGCGTCTACACGCAGGTCAGCTACTTCTCGTCGGCGATCCGGTCGGCGGCCGCCTCGCTCGGCGGCTGA
- a CDS encoding alpha/beta fold hydrolase translates to MTEQNLALRVRRDASNDRPPAVLLPATGKTAADWDQVIPAGRTVVAVDLRGHGDSFWPGSYELPRFADDVAGMLEDLDLGAVDLVGHSLGGLVACLVASSRPELIRRLVVEDIGILHPRTPSMPSRPAGELPFDWRMVEQVRAQIDSPDTAFWRSVAAGIGARTLIVAGGAASPVPQEQVAELAAVIPDARLVTIESGHLVHETRPVEFRRVVEAFLDDEG, encoded by the coding sequence ATGACCGAACAGAATCTGGCACTGCGGGTGCGGCGGGACGCTTCGAACGACCGCCCGCCCGCGGTGCTGCTTCCGGCTACCGGCAAGACCGCGGCCGACTGGGACCAGGTCATCCCTGCCGGCCGCACTGTCGTGGCGGTGGACCTGCGGGGACACGGGGACAGCTTCTGGCCCGGCTCGTACGAGTTGCCGCGGTTCGCGGACGATGTCGCCGGGATGCTCGAAGACTTGGATCTTGGAGCCGTGGACCTGGTGGGCCATTCGCTGGGTGGCCTGGTCGCCTGCCTCGTGGCGTCGTCCCGACCGGAACTGATCAGGCGGCTCGTGGTGGAGGACATCGGGATCCTGCATCCTCGGACGCCGTCCATGCCATCGCGGCCCGCGGGTGAGCTGCCGTTCGACTGGCGGATGGTGGAGCAGGTCCGAGCGCAGATCGATTCACCGGACACGGCTTTCTGGCGGTCGGTCGCTGCGGGAATCGGTGCTCGGACCCTGATAGTGGCGGGCGGCGCGGCCAGTCCGGTGCCGCAGGAACAGGTGGCCGAACTGGCTGCGGTGATCCCCGATGCGCGTCTCGTGACGATCGAATCCGGTCATCTGGTGCATGAGACGCGGCCGGTCGAGTTCCGGCGGGTGGTCGAGGCGTTCCTGGATGACGAGGGGTAG